A single region of the Vicia villosa cultivar HV-30 ecotype Madison, WI linkage group LG4, Vvil1.0, whole genome shotgun sequence genome encodes:
- the LOC131597031 gene encoding uncharacterized protein LOC131597031: MSMPVKAPDSAETKRSTTLIANGSKRRRLRFTLMFEVCNATIREWKSVAVVQMLEKQMGPESFLRILQTIVTQVQDKGELVSDGLVIGIIDDAIKKPSCQKGFILDGFSRTVVQAHKERITARWIHPPSGRTYHTKFDPPKTPGVDDCEEFCYQFFDAKHPAINSGRALARGVQIY; encoded by the exons ATGTCGATGCCGGTGAAAGCGCCAGATTCGGCGGAAACAAAGCGATCTACAACTCTGATTGCTAATGGAAGCAAGCGACGACGGCTACGGTTTACACTGATGTTTGAAGTTTGTAATGCAACGATAAGAGAATGGAAGTCTGTGGCAGTTGTTCAGATGCTGGAAAAGCAAATGGGTCCTGAATCGTTCCTTAGAATTTTGCAAACTATAGTTACTCAGGTTCAAGATAAA GGAGAACTTGTTTCTGATGGCTTGGTTATTGGCATTATTGATGATGCAATTAAGAAACCATCATGTCAGAAAGGTTtcattcttgatggtttttcaaGAACTGTGGTCCAAGCACATAAG GAAAGAATTACTGCACGCTGGATACACCCTCCCAGTGGCAGAACCTACCATACAAAGTTTGATCCTCCCAAGACTCCTGGTGTTGATGAT TGTGAAGAGTTTTGTTACCAATTTTTTGATGCTAAGCATCCTGCTATTAACAGTGGAAGAGCTTTGGCAAGAGGAGTCCAGATATATTAA